One segment of Phragmites australis chromosome 13, lpPhrAust1.1, whole genome shotgun sequence DNA contains the following:
- the LOC133888329 gene encoding uncharacterized membrane protein At3g27390-like isoform X2 — protein sequence MATFDAVGEGKEKPFVHCFVDGTWSTITGSCTVVRDVKDLLFHSYFSIMDDLLLQKPPDGKPYEIRLLDIPGALIAAACGLILDGIMFTLIAFYKCPVMLFKGWNRLIQDMIGREGPFLETACVPFAGLAILLWPFAVVGAVLASILSSIPLGAYGAVVAYQESSLLRGLAYVASSVSIFDEYTNDVLDMAPGSCFPRFKYRGSKDDSSHGGNLSRPASFNKEKQEGKKPPSRVTSFKNSIDEFNPFNLLNHLFAECKLQGEALVNKGVITMKDIEETKSGKVGSGVLNVGLPAYVILNALLRSAKANYNGLILSDVSEVTSDNRPKSTFFDWFFDPLMVIKEQIQAENFTEEEEEYLKMRVLLVGDPSRLKGTLPHVPSLNERKKAEIDAFARRLQGITKSISRYPTSKRRFDVLVKALLSELERTVGGSHSVNGSQPHRLRSSIARMLSQKSLGKTTNIRNEDPEAQMTGSSRTP from the exons ATGGCAACATTTGATGCAGTTGGAGAAGGCAAAGAAAAGCCATTTGTTCATTGTTTTGTG GATGGAACATGGAGTACTATCACTGGAAGCTGTACAGTAGTCAGGGATGTGAAAGACTTGCTTTTCCACTCCTATTTTTCAATTATGGACGACCTTCTTCTTCAGAAACCTCCTGATGGGAAGCCGTATGAGATAAG aTTGCTTGATATTCCTGGGGCGTTGATAGCAGCTGCATGTGGGCTCATACTTGATGGGATAATGTTCACATTAATTGCTTTCTACAAGTGCCCTGTGATGCTTTTCAAAGGATGGAACCGGCTAATCCAGGATATGATTGGGAGAGAAGGACCATTTCTAGAGACAGCTTGTGTGCCATTTGCTGGTCTAGCTATTCTTCTTTGGCCTTTTGCTGTAGTAGGAGCTGTTCTGGCATCCATCCTCTCCAGTATTCCTTTAGGTGCTTATGGTGCAGTTGTGGCTTATCAG GAATCCTCCCTTCTCAGGGGACTTGCCTATGTTGCCTCATCGGTGTCTATCTTTGATGAATATACGAATGATGTTCTCGACATGGCACCAGGGTCTTGCTTTCCAAG GTTTAAATATCGGGGCAGCAAGGATGACTCTTCACATGGTGGTAATTTATCTAGGCCAGCTTCATTCAACAAGGAGAAGCAAGAAGGAAAAAAACCGCCATCACGTGTTACTTCATTTAAGAACAGCATCGATGAGTTCAACCCATTCAAC TTGCTGAACCACCTATTTGCCGAATGCAAGCTCCAGGGGGAGGCTTTGGTTAACAAAGGAGTGATAACAATGAAAGACATCGAAGAAACAAAGTCGGGCAAAGTTGGCAGTGGTGTTCTTAACGTTGGGCTACCAGCATATGTTATCCTTAATGCACTTCTTCGATCTGCAAAAGCTAATTATAACGGTCTAATCTTAA GCGATGTCTCCGAGGTCACATCTGACAATAGACCTAAAAGTACTTTCTTTGATTGGTTCTTTGACCCTCTAATGGTTATAAAAGAACAAATTCAAGCTGAGAATTTCactgaagaagaggaagaatatCTGAAAATGCGAGTACTGTTGGTTGGTGACCCCAGTCGCCTCAAGGGCACTCTTCCTCATGTGCCATCATTGAATGAGCGTAAAAAAGCAGAAATAGACGCATTTGCTCGCAG ATTGCAAGGAATCACAAAATCAATATCAAGATATCCTACATCCAAGCGCCGTTTCGATGTCCTTGTGAAGGCACTCTTGTCAGAGCTCGAGAGGACGGTGGGTGGTAGCCACTCTGTCAATGGATCCCAACCACACCGGTTGAGAAGCTCCATAGCCCGGATGCTTAGCCAGAAATCCCTAGGAAAGACAACAAACATCAGAAATGAAGATCCAGAAGCGCAAATGACAGGATCTTCTCGCACTCCCTGA
- the LOC133888329 gene encoding uncharacterized membrane protein At3g27390-like isoform X1 — translation MEPPSGFWVSLLSFLKFLPYFCGLLILGFIKGVLLCPWACLIMAIGLSALILGLWPMHLIWTYYCIIRTKLVGPVVKLLLLIAATGILILWLIVGIPGSVFVGLVYGFLAPIMATFDAVGEGKEKPFVHCFVDGTWSTITGSCTVVRDVKDLLFHSYFSIMDDLLLQKPPDGKPYEIRLLDIPGALIAAACGLILDGIMFTLIAFYKCPVMLFKGWNRLIQDMIGREGPFLETACVPFAGLAILLWPFAVVGAVLASILSSIPLGAYGAVVAYQESSLLRGLAYVASSVSIFDEYTNDVLDMAPGSCFPRFKYRGSKDDSSHGGNLSRPASFNKEKQEGKKPPSRVTSFKNSIDEFNPFNLLNHLFAECKLQGEALVNKGVITMKDIEETKSGKVGSGVLNVGLPAYVILNALLRSAKANYNGLILSDVSEVTSDNRPKSTFFDWFFDPLMVIKEQIQAENFTEEEEEYLKMRVLLVGDPSRLKGTLPHVPSLNERKKAEIDAFARRLQGITKSISRYPTSKRRFDVLVKALLSELERTVGGSHSVNGSQPHRLRSSIARMLSQKSLGKTTNIRNEDPEAQMTGSSRTP, via the exons ATGGAGCCGCCGAGTGGGTTCTGGGTCTCTCTCTTGAGCTTCCTCAAGTTCTTGCCTTACTTCTGCGGCCTCCTCATCCTGGGATTCATCAAAG GCGTTTTGCTGTGCCCTTGGGCATGTCTTATTATGGCAATTGGACTATCTGCCCTAATCCTTGGCTTATGGCCCATGCATCTGATTTGGACATACTACTGCATTATCAG AACTAAGCTGGTGGGACCTGTAGTAAAGCTTCTGCTTCTTATTGCTGCTACAGGAATCTTGATCCTATGGTTGATAGTTGGCATCCCGGGAAGCGTCTTTGTTGGATTAGTATATGGTTTTCTGGCACCCATAATGGCAACATTTGATGCAGTTGGAGAAGGCAAAGAAAAGCCATTTGTTCATTGTTTTGTG GATGGAACATGGAGTACTATCACTGGAAGCTGTACAGTAGTCAGGGATGTGAAAGACTTGCTTTTCCACTCCTATTTTTCAATTATGGACGACCTTCTTCTTCAGAAACCTCCTGATGGGAAGCCGTATGAGATAAG aTTGCTTGATATTCCTGGGGCGTTGATAGCAGCTGCATGTGGGCTCATACTTGATGGGATAATGTTCACATTAATTGCTTTCTACAAGTGCCCTGTGATGCTTTTCAAAGGATGGAACCGGCTAATCCAGGATATGATTGGGAGAGAAGGACCATTTCTAGAGACAGCTTGTGTGCCATTTGCTGGTCTAGCTATTCTTCTTTGGCCTTTTGCTGTAGTAGGAGCTGTTCTGGCATCCATCCTCTCCAGTATTCCTTTAGGTGCTTATGGTGCAGTTGTGGCTTATCAG GAATCCTCCCTTCTCAGGGGACTTGCCTATGTTGCCTCATCGGTGTCTATCTTTGATGAATATACGAATGATGTTCTCGACATGGCACCAGGGTCTTGCTTTCCAAG GTTTAAATATCGGGGCAGCAAGGATGACTCTTCACATGGTGGTAATTTATCTAGGCCAGCTTCATTCAACAAGGAGAAGCAAGAAGGAAAAAAACCGCCATCACGTGTTACTTCATTTAAGAACAGCATCGATGAGTTCAACCCATTCAAC TTGCTGAACCACCTATTTGCCGAATGCAAGCTCCAGGGGGAGGCTTTGGTTAACAAAGGAGTGATAACAATGAAAGACATCGAAGAAACAAAGTCGGGCAAAGTTGGCAGTGGTGTTCTTAACGTTGGGCTACCAGCATATGTTATCCTTAATGCACTTCTTCGATCTGCAAAAGCTAATTATAACGGTCTAATCTTAA GCGATGTCTCCGAGGTCACATCTGACAATAGACCTAAAAGTACTTTCTTTGATTGGTTCTTTGACCCTCTAATGGTTATAAAAGAACAAATTCAAGCTGAGAATTTCactgaagaagaggaagaatatCTGAAAATGCGAGTACTGTTGGTTGGTGACCCCAGTCGCCTCAAGGGCACTCTTCCTCATGTGCCATCATTGAATGAGCGTAAAAAAGCAGAAATAGACGCATTTGCTCGCAG ATTGCAAGGAATCACAAAATCAATATCAAGATATCCTACATCCAAGCGCCGTTTCGATGTCCTTGTGAAGGCACTCTTGTCAGAGCTCGAGAGGACGGTGGGTGGTAGCCACTCTGTCAATGGATCCCAACCACACCGGTTGAGAAGCTCCATAGCCCGGATGCTTAGCCAGAAATCCCTAGGAAAGACAACAAACATCAGAAATGAAGATCCAGAAGCGCAAATGACAGGATCTTCTCGCACTCCCTGA